TACAACCTCCTTTATAAGCTTTTCGGTATGTTCAGGAATTTTGTTTTCGAAAAGGAAAAGAAGATCAACATCTGAAAAAAGGCATTGTTCTTCACGGCCGTAACCGCCAAGAGCAATTATTGCAAAAGGGTTCCCAGCAATCGCCATAACAGGCCCTATTTTACTTTTTTCAAAACTTTCGAAAAAATAATTATCCATAAGTCTCGAATGCTTTTCGAGAAACACCGGCGAATATTCTTTCAGAGATTCCGAATAAAGCTTTTCTCTTTCCCGCCGCAATGTCTCTGCTGCATTTTCGTACTTGATATTGATTCTATGCAAATTTTCCTTGGCGCCTATAATCATAAATAATTTTTCCTTTTCGTTAACTTAAAAAGCAACAGCCATGCCAAAATTTTACAGATAAGATATAATTGATATATTATATGGTTATGCATATATAAGCATCCATATGAAATATTTATATGAACAATAATGTAATATTATATTACAAATTTGTAACTGAAATGGGATTTTATATGATAGATATTACCAGATTATTATTGATATGGCATTATTATTTTAATACCGGCACAGAATATCCTGGCAAAACGCATATTTTCAAGTCGTACATACCAAAACCCTTTCAGAAAAAAGGAAAGGAGGCTCTTGATTTATTATAAGCAGTAAACTAAAATGCCTGTCATGTCTGAATGCAAACATAATATACTTGTGCTGCTACCGCAAAAAAGCAACCGGATCAGATGCGTTCATTGCCATTTGACGCTAAAGACTGATGAACTTGAGGATGGATACTGTCCGGAATGTTTTGAGGCACAAGGTAAAAAACATTATGATTTTGAAGAAGTAAAGTCTCCAGAAAATGCCAAAACCATCTATCGGTGTGATGGCTGCGGTATTATGATTGAATGCGATTAATCCCTTTTCACTGTTCGATATGAACGAAAAGGCAATTCGGGTTGAAGATATCTTTGATATGACTTGCAACTATTACGATAACGACATTGCTGACATACAAAAGTGTGTTTTTTGGGATTTCCCTTTTTGGGGCAAAGAATATATTTTCCTTCCTTATTTATTGTCATTCACATTATTCCTTAAAGAGCGGCCAGTAACCTTTCATGAATATTTTCAAAACCTCCGTTTGACATTATAAGGATAAGATCGCCTGATTTTGCTGTTTTTACAAGAAAATCAATTATGGATTGCGTGTTGTTGAAAAAATAAGCGTCTTTTCCCTTTATCTTAAGATCCTCTACCAGTTTTTCGGAAGAAAATCTTTCATCAAAAGGTATCTTTTCAAGAAGAGGTGGTTTGCTTATACAAATGATATCAGCATCATCAAATGACAGTGGATATACATCCTGAAAAACCTTTCGCATGCTTGAATTTGTTCTAGGCTCAAATACAGCAATCAGCCGCCCTTTAGGGTAAAAAGGTTTTAGAGCTTTCACTGTTTCTTTTACGGCAGTTGGATGATGGGCAAAATCATCCATTACCGTAATGCCTTGTTTTTCTCCGCGCACTTCCTGCCTTCTTTTTATTCCCTCAAATGTTTCAAGAGCTTCATATATTGTATCAACCGGGATATAGAGACTATCGGCAGCAGCAATTACCGAAAGAGCATTTAACAAATTATGCTCCCCTACAAGTTTTGTTTTAAATGTCCCGAAAGTCTTTTCTTTTTTCATTACCTCAAAAAACGTCCAGGGCGATTCAATTTTAAATGAACCAAGCTTCCAATCGGAAGCGCTGTTTTTCCCGTACTGCTCTACTCTGCAATTACTTTTCCCTAAAAGGGATTTGATATTATCATCAGTATCAAATGATATAAGCCTGCTATCCGGAGATATCTTTTCTATCATTTTGCCGAAAGTTTCTTTCACATGATCAAGATCTCTGAATATATCGGCATGATCAAATTCTATACTTGTAAGGATTGCTATTAACGGGTCAAAATGAAGAAACTTGGGCCCTTTATCGAAAAAAGCGGTGTCATATTCATCGCCTTCCACAACAAAATACTTCCCTTTCCCTATCCTGTAATTGCTGTTAAAGTTTTTTGTAATGCCACCTATCATAAAGGATGGATCAAGACCTGCTTTGTAAAGCACCCATGCCAGTATGGATGTTGTTGTTGTTTTTCCATGAGTACCTGTAACAATGAGGCTGTTTTTACCTTCTGCTGCAAACCGGTTTAAGGCCTGGGGCATGGAACAGTAATATAAACCCATTTCTGCCATTTTGACTGCTTCGGGATTTTCTCTTCTAACCGCATTTCCTACAATAACAAGATCAGGTTTATAAGAAAGATTATCGGAGCTAAAACCCTGCATAAGAGCAATTCCTTTTTCTGCAAGAAAATCGCTCATAGGAGGATATATCTTATCGTCAGAACCTGTTATTTCATAGCCCAAGTCTTTGAGCATGCATGCAAGCGCTCCCATTCCGGTTCCGCATACAGCAATTAAATGAATTTTTTTTATTTTTTCGGGAATTTTATTTTTATATAAATCCGGCAATTCAAATAATCCTTTAAACAAAATATTTACCTTAAAGATAAGGTAGGAATTTAATTCACCCCGTCCGGTTGATATAACTTCTTTTAATCAGTCTCTGTTCTAACCTAAGAAATATTTTTCCAGAAGTCTTTAGCCTCTTGCTTGGCAGTATTTGTCTTTAAATCATAATTGTTTGTTCCGGGAATGCTACCTCCAAGGCGCTGGATTCTTTCTTCAAGCGGAGGATGAGTTGAAAAAAGATAAATCAGACTTTTTCCTGACAGCGGATTTACAATAAACATATGAGCTGTTGAAGGATTTGCATCCATAGGAAGCTTTCTGGAATAGGCATCGAGTTTTGTGAGAGCTCCTGCAAGTCCGTTTGAATTACCGGCGATAACCGCTCCTGTGGAATCTGCCAAAAATTCTCTGGAGCGCGATATTGCCATCTGTATAATCGCAGCTGCAACAGGAGCCACAATCGACATGAGTATAAGCGAGATAAAGCCACCTCCATGATTGCTGTC
The genomic region above belongs to Pseudomonadota bacterium and contains:
- the mpl gene encoding UDP-N-acetylmuramate:L-alanyl-gamma-D-glutamyl-meso-diaminopimelate ligase, whose product is MPDLYKNKIPEKIKKIHLIAVCGTGMGALACMLKDLGYEITGSDDKIYPPMSDFLAEKGIALMQGFSSDNLSYKPDLVIVGNAVRRENPEAVKMAEMGLYYCSMPQALNRFAAEGKNSLIVTGTHGKTTTTSILAWVLYKAGLDPSFMIGGITKNFNSNYRIGKGKYFVVEGDEYDTAFFDKGPKFLHFDPLIAILTSIEFDHADIFRDLDHVKETFGKMIEKISPDSRLISFDTDDNIKSLLGKSNCRVEQYGKNSASDWKLGSFKIESPWTFFEVMKKEKTFGTFKTKLVGEHNLLNALSVIAAADSLYIPVDTIYEALETFEGIKRRQEVRGEKQGITVMDDFAHHPTAVKETVKALKPFYPKGRLIAVFEPRTNSSMRKVFQDVYPLSFDDADIICISKPPLLEKIPFDERFSSEKLVEDLKIKGKDAYFFNNTQSIIDFLVKTAKSGDLILIMSNGGFENIHERLLAAL